The Brachypodium distachyon strain Bd21 chromosome 4, Brachypodium_distachyon_v3.0, whole genome shotgun sequence nucleotide sequence TGAATAAATAGAGTATTGCTGCAGAGGAGAGGGCGAATGAGTCCGCCGCCATGATCGCCAACTATCCCGACAGGATCCCCGTATGTATCTGcccccttccttccttcttttAGTTTGATTTCTCTCGGCTTAATTTCAGATCAAATCGGATCAATTTCGATTGTGCACGCAACATCACGACGCAAAATAGCTAGGGTTCCAACAACTGAATCTACACTTTACCACTCGTAGAATACGAACACTAGTTAGGAAGAGGGTTCCTGTGCTGAGCATACTAACTTGAAGGAATTGAATTCAGCCGTGGACCAACCTCAAGCTGGTAATGCTACGCCCCCAAATGAGTTTGACAAGCGAGAAATATGCATTGTGTCTAGCAAATTACTACTGCAGCTTTTTATTTAAGCTTGATTCCACGCACTTTGTAGTTGGGAAAAGACAAACATAGTGAATATACACATATTCTGTTTATGCGCCTTGGTTAAGGACAGAAAACATAAAAACTTTAGAAACTGGTGATAGCTGAACAAACATATAACCCCACAAATATTATTTGTTCTGGTGACTGTCCACTGTGTgtccttgttcttcttcttcttaattcGTGTTCTTGCTGACTTTTCCAATCGAGGCCAAAATTGCATACAGGGGAAAGCTAGGCAGAAGAATGTGTAAATTTGATATCTTCTTTGCTGGTTGTTAGGATTTAGCTCCCCTTTGTGTGGCgtagtatttttttcccttttgtcCGCATCGGTCAGCCTGTCCATGCGAATGTGCTTTTGTGAATATACTGAATAGACCTTAAAAGAGATGAATCCTGATAACTAAAACCAATTTGTCACCCAAACAACCTAGTTAGGCATTCTGCTCTCCAGAAATTAACCAGGTTTGTGGCTAGATTATCAAAACTATATCCTGCATTTCCCCTAGCCAAAGGTCTTATCTGTTTGTATATATGCACGTTGCGTCAGCCATTAAGTTCACATCTGTATTTGCAGGTCATTGTCGAAAGGTTTTCGAGGAGCAGTCTTCCAGAAatggagaagaggaagtaAGTATAGCTCTCCTGGAGCTTGTTTTAGAAAAGCATGAAactagctaattaagctatATAATGATTGCAGGTACCTGGTTCCACGTGAGATGCCGGTTGGGCAGTTCATCTTTATACTGCGTTCCAGGTTACATCTGTCTCCGGGGACAGCACTTTTCGTGTTTGTGAACAACACTTTGCCACAAACCGGTGAGCTTTTTTGAATTGAACTGATGGATGCACATCTGTACTGTTTGTGTTTTATGTATTCTGTCTCCAGTTTATATGATTAAGGTGTTGACAATTTTGCAGCTAACCTGATGGGGAGTGTGTATGATGTGTACAAAGACAAGGAGGATGGATTCCTCTACATGTGCTACAGCAGCGAGAAGACATTTGGGTCGTCTGCGTGCAATTAGACTTAAGTCGTTGCTGTCATCCAATGTGTATAGCGCCTTCTGTCTCTTATTAATGTTTACTACGAAGTACTTGATTAGTAACTAATCTATTTTAGTTggtttctcgaaaaaaaaaagtggttgCGTGGATGCAAAATCTGTATATATTGTTGTACTGTCACCAAACCAGATTGAATAAAAATTATTCCTTCTTGGCATGGATGGGGATGTAAGAGTAAAGTAGTATAGACGATGATGATGCTAAGTAAACGCCTCTATGGATGCGTTGACATTGCATCTGCGTCATTGCTTAGCTAACGAGCCCTCTATTCATTAATTTCTACAGCTAAATAGTATTTTATAGTGTTTTCCCAACATTGGATGGTTCCTTAATTCCTAGCTTCCAAGCTAAGCAAAGCCTGGTTCTCTCAAATCTCATAAATTGTGGGTATGGATGGATACACGTACCCTCCCCCAGTTCACTAAAAACATGCATGTTTGTCTCCAAATAATCGACTAATATCATAACTAACTGCATGAATGAAGAGTCAATGGCATCACCCATAATTAACTAATCAAGGTTCTCTGATAGATAGATACATCACATCAACTAGCTAGTATTAATACACGGGAGGGAATGAAGCTAGCTAAGCAAATTGAATTGAGATAAGTAAACTAGCTCTCCTAGATCAAGGAAGGTGGCCTGAGAAAGATGCAGCAGGGTGATGATGAACAAGAAGAGATAGCAGCAGTAGTACCAGACAATGAATCAGACAAGAAGAAGGCGTTGAGGGACGCACTCTCcaactcctcctccttttcatTGTCATTGTCTttgaggaggagaggggatgAGTTGCATGAGCAGCATGCTGGTTCTCGCCGGGACGATGAAGCTGAGCTGAAATGGGCGGCCATCGAGCGGCTGCCCACCATGGACAGGCTCCAcacctccctccctctccatGCCAACAATGCCGGTCCAGTGGATGTGCGGAGTCTGGGGGTGGCGGAGCGGCGGGCATTGGTTCACACCCTCATCGGCGACATCCACGACGACAACCTCCGGCTGCTCCGGGAACAGCAGCATAGGATGGACAGGGTGGGCGTGCACCAGCCCACGGTGGAGGTCCGGTGGCAGAACCTGTGTGTCGACGCCGAATGCCAGGTCGTCCACGGCAAGCCCATCCCCACGCTCCTCAACTCCGCCATCTCCACACTCTCGGTCTGTTCTTTTGTACTCCTCTCTACTGCCATTGCAcacctttcttttgtttgttggcTGCTCAAATGCCATTACTCTGTCTGCAGGTGCTCACCACCATGCTGGGCATGGGATTCAACCGTAACCAAGAAAGGATCCACATCGTCAAACATGCCACAGGCATCCTCAACCCTTCCAGGTAATTATATCTATCCATGACATACATGTATCATCATCTGCCATTCcgtccttccttccttcctcatGATCTGATTAGCTAGTGTGCAACATTGCAGGATGACCCTTCTTCTTGGACCCCCAGGCTGTGGCAAAACGACCCTCTTGCTAGCACTTGCAGGAAAGCTCAACAAAAATCTCAAGGTACCCCCCTCCCGATTCCATCATCTACCTCTATTCTTTAGCTGCCACTTCTGAGTTGCATGTAGGTCTGAAATTGCACGCGCACAAAACAGAGCGTGCCGCATGCTTTCCTCATACATATATGCCTGCGCACAAAACAGAGCGTGCCCCATGCTTTCCTCATACATATATGCCTGCATAGGTAACAGGAGAAATTGAATACAACGGTGTCAAGCTGCAAGGGTTTGTTCCGGAGAAGACAGCGGCTTACATTAGTCAGTATGATCTTCATGTCCCTGAGATGACTGTCAGGGAGACGCTCGACTTCTCTGCAAGATTCCAGGGTGTTGGCAGCAGAGCAGGTAACTAagtgttcttttctttctctacaAAACATGTAACTGAAGCAAATGCCCAAAGTCTCAAGGACCTTGATTTCAGGAAAAATAAGACATTACACGTTGCCTCTACTAAACCAAGCGCTCTAATTTCATTGTACAAACCAGAAATCATGAAGGAAGTCATTAGAAGGGAGAAGGAGGCTGGGATTACCCCAGATCCTgacatagatacatacatGAAGGTAAATACAAACCTTTTTGGTACTATATAATTCTTCAGTGGGATTCTTTCCTACTAATTCTTAAAAGAATGTACAGTATGTGCACAGCTCAATTCATTTTAGCCACAACAGTTACGATCTGTCCTGCCGTCTGTGATGGATGCGGTTCTCCAAGATTGTAATTCTGTGGCTTCTTCATATATATCCCtttttacccgcaaaaaaaaaacagttacGATCTGTCTACACTTTTTGTAGGCAATATCTATGGAAGGTTTAGAAGGAAGCATGCAAACAGACTACATTATGAAGGTGGTGATGTTCAAAGAATAACTATGTGGATCCAGCGTATAGTTCTTTTCCCGTGCATAATCTTTTTCTTGCCCCGCAGATCATGGGACTTGACATATGCGCTGATATATTGGTAGGGGATGCCATGAGAAGAGGTATTTCAGGTGGCGAGAAGAAAAGACTAACAACAGGTGAATTTACTATATATTTGAAATTTTCAAGATGGATCTATATTATCCAACTATAATCTTGCAGAGATacttttaatcaaataaacaCAAACTGTGGAATTCATTGACTAAAATTGCTAACTGCATATTGGAAATGAAAGGTAAACATCTTTTCGTTTCCAGTGCTAATTGATTCCGTCAATGTTTTCTATACTTTGTTAGTATACTACAACTTCCCAGCGTGATGAGAAAGCCACCTGATTGATGAATCAACTAAGCATGTTTTTTAACAATTTTCTTAGAATATAATATCTAAGatacaaaaaataattaattcGATGTTGGGCACTtaatttcctttcttcttcactTGTAAAAATTGTCTTATAATCAGGAGAGATGATAGTAGGACCCTCAAAAGCGCTCTTCATGGATGAAATATCAACTGGGCTGGACAGTTCTACCACCTTCCAAATTGTGTCTTGCCTCCAACAGCTAGCTCATATATCAGAATCCACAGTACTGGTCTCACTCCTTCAACCAGCACCAGAGACTTACGAACTTTTTGATGATATTATCTTGATGGCTGAAGGACAAATCATATACCATGGTGCCAAGAGTTGCATTATGAATTTCTTTGAATCATGTGGGTTTAAGTGCCCGGAGAGAAAAGGAGCCGCTGACTTTCTTCAGGAGGTATCAGCAAACAACTAATTACTGATGTGCTTACGTCAAAACAAGCGCCAATAGCATCTAGGAGTTCATCATTTAAGGCATGCTGCTGCTAGCCTGCCATATAATAAGCCATGGTACCTAAATCCAACACACATAGGTCCTGCACTTCACCTAACATTGAGACTTGGCCGACAAGAAGTTCAAGTTTGAGCCTCTATAGTTCTTGTGAAATCTAATCATATCAGGCAGATCCCAATCTGGTATGTTGAATTTTATTTGCCATGTGCATATCAGTTGGTGAATATATAATAACTCAATTAGGCATTTTACGTTTCTAGaacaatgcaaataaaaaTTCTTTCATAGGGACATGTTTTGAGTTTCAACGTTTGTGCATAGGAGTTTGTTAATATGAAGTATCTGGGTAGTGGGTATACTTTGTCTTGCAACTCTTTCTTATTAGTATAACTCTTGCTTACCATCAGAAAGGAGTTCACTCTTCAAAACTTATGTGTACAggttttgtcaaaaaaagatCAACAGCAATATTGGAGCCGTACCGAAGAAAGATATAGTTTCGTTACAGTTGATCAATTCTGTGACAAGTTCAAAGCATCTCAAAGTGGTCAGAATCTTACCGAAGAGCTTTCAAAGCCGTATGACAAATCAAAAGGACATAAAAATGCcctatccttcagtatctaCTCATTATCGAAGTGGGATCTCCTTAAGGCATGTTTTGCACGGGAGCTTCTTCTTATGAAAAGGAATGCCTTCCTCTACATAACAAAAGCCGTTCAGGTAAGCaatttggagaaaaatgtagTGCGATTGACACATGCAGATTGCGTGCCTGGTATTTCTTACAGTGtttatcataaaaaaaatcgatgGAATTTACAGCTTTTATATGAACTAAACATGTAATGTTGCATTTTTCTCAACATGACAGCCATAAATTAACACACTACATATTTTCCCTGCAGCTTGGACTACTCGCTGTTATTACTGGCACAGTATTTCTGCGCACACGTATGGACGTTGACAGGGTTCATGCTACGTACTATATGGGTTCACTCTTCTATGCGCTCCTGCTGCTGATGGTGAATGGATTCCCTGAGCTGGCCATGGCAATTAGCAGACTTCCGGTCTTCTACAAACAGAGAGACTACTACTTCTATCCTGCGTGGGCTTATGCAATACCATCTTTTATCCTAAAGATTCCAGTCTCTTTAGTTGAGTCAGTAGCTTGGACATCAATATCCTACTACCTGATTGGCTACACTCCAGAAGCATCAAGGTAAAATTACAATTCTATTGGACAAACTAATTAGCTAGTCGtctaaaaaaactaattaGCTACTGAACAGGAATATTAGTTCAAATTCCGCAACATTTTCTGTTATCACTAGTTCACTACACATCTGAATGACTTGGGTCAATAGTGATAATTCCTGAATCACATTATTTATACTGGTATTACTGTTTTCTGGTGTActgaaaccaaacaaaaaaatcccTTATCTAACACCATGACTTTTCTTTGCGAGTTTCTTTCAGCAAAACATAGGTTCTTTCAGATGTAATACTTACTTTGttttaacttgtatgattctcGTGTTTAGTTTTTTCCGTCAGCTCCTTGTCCTCTTCCTCATCCACACCGTATCATTATCAATGTTTCGATGTGTTGCCTCATACTGCCAAACAATGGTGGCTGGTTCAGTCGGTGGTACGATGGCATTTCTAGTCATCCTTCTATTTGGGGGTTTCGTAATTCCTCGCTGTAAGAAACTCCCTTATTTTCATAAATTTTGTATTGGTAACAAGAGATGAGTCCCAATTTCTTGCAAAAGTATGTTGTGCTCAACTATTAAACAAGCCGCACTAACGTTTACAGTGTGCCATATTGCTACAGCATTTCTGCCAAATTGGTTAAAGTGGGGATTTTGGCTCTCTCCACTGTCATATGCTGAAATAGGATTGACTGGAAATGAGTTTTTGGCACCTAGATGGTCAAAGGTACACTTTGGCATACGAAGTCTGAATTAATTATAAAATCATGTACTCTGAGATGATGCTAACATTCTATGTTGATAGATTATGGTATCTGGTGTAACTCTTGGAAGGAGGATACTAATTGATCAAGGGCTAGACTTCTCAAGATACTTCTACTGGATTTCAATTGGAGCAttgattgggtttattttgttgttcaatGCAGGCTTCGCCATCGGCTTGACTATTAAAAACCGTAAGCGCAACATGGCTGAAATTTAATTAAGCTAAACAACTTAATACTTTAGTTTTCCAGCCTAACAGTGTAGCATGAATTGTAAACTCAATCACAGCATATGCTCGGAAAAAACATCATAAATGGAGCAAAAGTAGTTCTACTCAGCCGAACATGCCGTTTTATCTGGTTAAAAAGGCCATCTATTCTAACCTCCTAGGAGCCTCTCAGTTCCAGGAACTTCTCGAGCTATTATCTCTCGTAATAAGCTTACCACATTTGGCGGAAGTGTCCAAGATATGTCCAAGGATACGAAAAAAGGGATGCCTCAGTTACAAGCAGAAACTGTTTCGACACCTAACAGGACAGGTTAGT carries:
- the LOC100844130 gene encoding autophagy-related protein 8D → MKAFKKEFTLEERANESAAMIANYPDRIPVIVERFSRSSLPEMEKRKYLVPREMPVGQFIFILRSRLHLSPGTALFVFVNNTLPQTANLMGSVYDVYKDKEDGFLYMCYSSEKTFGSSACN
- the LOC100831680 gene encoding ABC transporter G family member 41 isoform X1; this encodes MQQGDDEQEEIAAVVPDNESDKKKALRDALSNSSSFSLSLSLRRRGDELHEQHAGSRRDDEAELKWAAIERLPTMDRLHTSLPLHANNAGPVDVRSLGVAERRALVHTLIGDIHDDNLRLLREQQHRMDRVGVHQPTVEVRWQNLCVDAECQVVHGKPIPTLLNSAISTLSVLTTMLGMGFNRNQERIHIVKHATGILNPSRMTLLLGPPGCGKTTLLLALAGKLNKNLKVTGEIEYNGVKLQGFVPEKTAAYISQYDLHVPEMTVRETLDFSARFQGVGSRAEIMKEVIRREKEAGITPDPDIDTYMKAISMEGLEGSMQTDYIMKIMGLDICADILVGDAMRRGISGGEKKRLTTGEMIVGPSKALFMDEISTGLDSSTTFQIVSCLQQLAHISESTVLVSLLQPAPETYELFDDIILMAEGQIIYHGAKSCIMNFFESCGFKCPERKGAADFLQEVLSKKDQQQYWSRTEERYSFVTVDQFCDKFKASQSGQNLTEELSKPYDKSKGHKNALSFSIYSLSKWDLLKACFARELLLMKRNAFLYITKAVQLGLLAVITGTVFLRTRMDVDRVHATYYMGSLFYALLLLMVNGFPELAMAISRLPVFYKQRDYYFYPAWAYAIPSFILKIPVSLVESVAWTSISYYLIGYTPEASSFFRQLLVLFLIHTVSLSMFRCVASYCQTMVAGSVGGTMAFLVILLFGGFVIPRLCHIATAFLPNWLKWGFWLSPLSYAEIGLTGNEFLAPRWSKIMVSGVTLGRRILIDQGLDFSRYFYWISIGALIGFILLFNAGFAIGLTIKNLPGTSRAIISRNKLTTFGGSVQDMSKDTKKGMPQLQAETVSTPNRTGRMVLPFTPLVISFQDVNYYVDTPAEMREHGYMEKKLQLLHNITGAFQPGVLSALMGVTGAGKTTLLDVLSGRKTGGTIEGDIRIGGYPKIQQTFARISGYCEQTDVHSPQITVGESVAYSAWLRLPPEIDAKTRNEFVNEVLETIELDEIRDASVGIPGVNGLSTEQRKRLTIAVELVSNPSIIFMDEPTSGLDARAAAIVIRAVKNVADTGRTVVCTIHQPSIEIFEAFDELMLMKRGGELIYAGPLGHHSCKIIQYFQAIPGVPRIKDNYNPSTWMLEVTSASMEVQLGVDFAQMYRESAMHKDKGMLVKHLSIPIPGTSDLHFPTRFPQKFREQFKACLWKQCLSYWRTPSYNLVRMVFITVACIFFGALFWQQGNINHINDQRGLFTILGCMYGVTLFTGINNCQSVMPFVSIERSVVYRERFAGMYSPWAYSFAQVAMEVPYVLVQVVLFMLIAYPMIGYAWTAAKFFWFMYTMSCTLLYFLYLGMMMVSLTPNIQVASILASMFYTLQNLMSGFIVPAPQIPRWWIWLYYISPMSWTLNVFFTTQFGDDNDRMIVVFGETKSVTAFMRDYFGFRRDLLPLAAVALAAFPILFAVLFGYNISKLNFQRR
- the LOC100831680 gene encoding ABC transporter G family member 41 isoform X2, with the protein product MQQGDDEQEEIAAVVPDNESDKKKALRDALSNSSSFSLSLSLRRRGDELHEQHAGSRRDDEAELKWAAIERLPTMDRLHTSLPLHANNAGPVDVRSLGVAERRALVHTLIGDIHDDNLRLLREQQHRMDRVGVHQPTVEVRWQNLCVDAECQVVHGKPIPTLLNSAISTLSVLTTMLGMGFNRNQERIHIVKHATGILNPSRMTLLLGPPGCGKTTLLLALAGKLNKNLKVTGEIEYNGVKLQGFVPEKTAAYISQYDLHVPEMTVRETLDFSARFQGVGSRAEIMKEVIRREKEAGITPDPDIDTYMKAISMEGLEGSMQTDYIMKIMGLDICADILVGDAMRRGISGGEKKRLTTGEMIVGPSKALFMDEISTGLDSSTTFQIVSCLQQLAHISESTVLVSLLQPAPETYELFDDIILMAEGQIIYHGAKSCIMNFFESCGFKCPERKGAADFLQEVLSKKDQQQYWSRTEERYSFVTVDQFCDKFKASQSGQNLTEELSKPYDKSKGHKNALSFSIYSLSKWDLLKACFARELLLMKRNAFLYITKAVQLGLLAVITGTVFLRTRMDVDRVHATYYMGSLFYALLLLMVNGFPELAMAISRLPVFYKQRDYYFYPAWAYAIPSFILKIPVSLVESVAWTSISYYLIGYTPEASSFFRQLLVLFLIHTVSLSMFRCVASYCQTMVAGSVGGTMAFLVILLFGGFVIPRSFLPNWLKWGFWLSPLSYAEIGLTGNEFLAPRWSKIMVSGVTLGRRILIDQGLDFSRYFYWISIGALIGFILLFNAGFAIGLTIKNLPGTSRAIISRNKLTTFGGSVQDMSKDTKKGMPQLQAETVSTPNRTGRMVLPFTPLVISFQDVNYYVDTPAEMREHGYMEKKLQLLHNITGAFQPGVLSALMGVTGAGKTTLLDVLSGRKTGGTIEGDIRIGGYPKIQQTFARISGYCEQTDVHSPQITVGESVAYSAWLRLPPEIDAKTRNEFVNEVLETIELDEIRDASVGIPGVNGLSTEQRKRLTIAVELVSNPSIIFMDEPTSGLDARAAAIVIRAVKNVADTGRTVVCTIHQPSIEIFEAFDELMLMKRGGELIYAGPLGHHSCKIIQYFQAIPGVPRIKDNYNPSTWMLEVTSASMEVQLGVDFAQMYRESAMHKDKGMLVKHLSIPIPGTSDLHFPTRFPQKFREQFKACLWKQCLSYWRTPSYNLVRMVFITVACIFFGALFWQQGNINHINDQRGLFTILGCMYGVTLFTGINNCQSVMPFVSIERSVVYRERFAGMYSPWAYSFAQVAMEVPYVLVQVVLFMLIAYPMIGYAWTAAKFFWFMYTMSCTLLYFLYLGMMMVSLTPNIQVASILASMFYTLQNLMSGFIVPAPQIPRWWIWLYYISPMSWTLNVFFTTQFGDDNDRMIVVFGETKSVTAFMRDYFGFRRDLLPLAAVALAAFPILFAVLFGYNISKLNFQRR